One window of Mangrovibacterium diazotrophicum genomic DNA carries:
- a CDS encoding RagB/SusD family nutrient uptake outer membrane protein, with translation MNTKKLIYLVLGVCLGLTSCSDDFLTLYPETVISAGDFYETEADFQLAIVGNYVPLRNLYGTGAADYGAWSMGEMRSDNTGFIYNTSNRGYADREYVDQFIDDSNGGPVSNKYQNDFIIIGRANQILKYIDDADISDDARNNYKGQALFLRAFAYFDLVQYFGGVPLVTTPPTSYEETLQTRATVAEIYTQIIADATLAAEILPSFSEQEKGYVANGAAYTLLGNAYLVLEEWANAETALSNVSGYSLQSDYAAIFDPSNKNNSEMIFEVQYSDDLSASANSMFAYNFLPILSNPGVISGFPNGNTNGYGGWNTPTPEMIAAYESGDLRFDASIQFYSGEGYDNIPYVKKYVHGAVQHQVTDDDWPVYRYAEVLLMIAEAKNEQGDVSGALTYLNMVHAHSRTGLSALSISDQTAMREAIMTERRVELAFENKRWPDLVRWGNAAEVMSAQFAKIKANPTDYYYPAGVELASTAYNFQDFRLLFPIPEREINIYPNIEQNPGY, from the coding sequence ATGAATACAAAGAAATTAATATACCTGGTATTGGGAGTGTGTTTGGGCCTGACTTCCTGCTCAGACGATTTCCTGACGCTTTACCCGGAAACGGTGATTTCCGCCGGCGACTTTTATGAGACTGAGGCTGATTTTCAGCTGGCTATTGTGGGGAACTATGTTCCGCTGCGAAACTTATACGGAACAGGTGCAGCCGATTACGGTGCCTGGTCGATGGGTGAAATGCGCTCGGATAATACCGGCTTTATTTACAATACATCGAACAGAGGTTATGCCGATCGCGAATATGTGGATCAGTTCATTGATGATTCGAACGGCGGTCCTGTTTCTAACAAATATCAAAACGACTTTATCATTATCGGTCGTGCCAACCAGATTTTGAAATATATTGATGATGCCGATATCTCGGATGATGCCAGGAACAACTACAAGGGACAGGCACTCTTCCTGAGAGCTTTTGCCTATTTCGACCTCGTGCAATATTTTGGCGGCGTACCATTGGTGACGACTCCCCCGACCAGTTACGAAGAGACGTTGCAAACGCGTGCGACTGTTGCCGAGATATATACTCAGATTATTGCAGATGCGACATTAGCCGCAGAGATTCTCCCGTCGTTCTCAGAACAGGAGAAAGGATACGTGGCAAATGGTGCCGCTTATACTTTGCTTGGAAATGCTTATCTAGTGCTGGAAGAGTGGGCGAATGCAGAAACTGCCCTGAGCAACGTTTCAGGTTACTCGTTGCAGTCTGATTACGCCGCGATTTTTGATCCGAGTAACAAGAATAATTCGGAGATGATTTTCGAGGTTCAGTACAGCGACGATTTGTCGGCTAGTGCGAACAGTATGTTTGCTTACAACTTTTTACCGATTTTGTCGAATCCCGGCGTTATCAGTGGCTTTCCGAACGGGAACACAAACGGTTACGGTGGATGGAATACCCCGACTCCTGAAATGATTGCTGCGTATGAAAGTGGAGACCTGCGTTTCGATGCTTCTATTCAGTTCTATTCAGGTGAAGGGTACGACAATATTCCTTATGTGAAAAAATATGTGCACGGAGCTGTTCAACATCAGGTAACCGACGATGACTGGCCGGTTTACCGCTACGCTGAGGTGCTATTGATGATAGCCGAAGCAAAGAACGAACAGGGTGACGTTTCGGGAGCTTTGACCTACCTGAATATGGTTCATGCACATTCGCGTACCGGTTTGAGTGCTTTGTCAATTTCTGACCAAACAGCCATGCGCGAGGCCATCATGACTGAACGTCGCGTTGAGTTGGCCTTCGAAAATAAACGCTGGCCTGATTTGGTGCGCTGGGGAAATGCTGCCGAAGTAATGTCAGCTCAGTTTGCAAAAATTAAAGCAAACCCAACAGACTACTATTACCCAGCCGGTGTTGAACTAGCAAGCACAGCATACAATTTTCAGGATTTCAGATTATTGTTCCCAATACCTGAACGCGAAATCAATATCTATCCGAATATTGAGCAAAATCCTGGTTATTAA
- a CDS encoding beta-glucosidase has protein sequence MKQITNKLNTLRTIGLAGIAAMLVSCSPSGQNIRLGKSTNQEVIAAMTLEEKAQLLVGDDPGFPRGYPSGFGGADTLFDSQPPVVGQTKKLVPGAAGTTFAIPRLGIPAIVLADGPAGVRIDPMRPDTTKTFYATAFPIESLLACSWDTNLVRQVGVCMGTEAKEYGVDILLGPALNIHRNPLGGRNFEYYSEDPVVSGEMAAAMVNGVQSVGVGTSIKHFAANNNETNRMSINAEIDEKTLHEIYLKGFEIAVKKSNPWTVMSAYNKIKGVYCSENPVLLDSILRKDWGFTGFVMTDWFAGRDRIQQVKAGNDLQMPGSKYIAEQIAEAVQNGDLDEAVVDRNIDRILNIIKQTPRFNGYDYSDNPDLKAHAKIAAQAATDGMVLLKNNRNTLPLGKAISKIAAFGIASFETISRGTGSGNVNSAYTVSIKQGLEKSGYGIPAEFEKAYAEHVQAEKERIGEKKSYFDPDIMLQEKNWSEAELKQFAAECDLALFTISRTSGEFADRKVADDFQLTDIEQQMIRKLSKAFHAQGKKLVVVLNIGGVIETASWKNEADAIVLAWQPGQEAGTAIAQILSGDVTPSGKLTMTFPVKYGDVPSSNFFPDPSTNPQQTDYTEGTAVGYRYYRGADVATSYEFGFGLSYNDFTYNNLSVDSLPDHKFQIELSVTNTGVNNGKEVVQLYLKSKDSRMIQLKHFAKTALLKPGESETLKFEVTAQDLAEYDPGQKAWSAEPGTYDVLIGASSQDIRLRTAIELGKQVIF, from the coding sequence ATGAAACAAATAACGAATAAGCTTAACACATTGAGAACGATCGGGCTTGCGGGAATTGCAGCAATGCTCGTTAGTTGTTCGCCTTCGGGCCAAAACATTCGTTTAGGAAAATCAACCAACCAGGAAGTGATTGCGGCGATGACCTTGGAGGAAAAAGCCCAACTTCTGGTAGGCGACGATCCCGGCTTTCCCCGTGGTTATCCCTCCGGTTTTGGTGGTGCAGATACCTTGTTCGATTCGCAACCGCCGGTGGTGGGACAAACCAAAAAATTAGTGCCCGGTGCTGCCGGAACAACCTTTGCTATTCCTCGTTTGGGAATACCGGCTATCGTATTGGCTGATGGTCCTGCAGGTGTGCGTATCGATCCGATGCGTCCTGACACCACAAAAACATTTTATGCGACGGCATTCCCGATCGAGTCGTTGCTGGCTTGTAGTTGGGATACCAATTTGGTTCGCCAGGTTGGAGTTTGCATGGGAACGGAAGCCAAAGAATATGGAGTCGACATCTTATTGGGGCCGGCATTAAATATTCACCGCAATCCACTCGGTGGGCGTAATTTTGAATATTATTCAGAAGATCCGGTTGTGTCAGGAGAGATGGCTGCAGCCATGGTCAATGGTGTTCAGTCGGTTGGCGTAGGAACTTCAATTAAACACTTTGCGGCCAACAACAACGAGACAAACCGCATGTCGATCAATGCAGAAATCGACGAGAAAACATTGCATGAAATTTATCTCAAAGGTTTTGAGATTGCGGTTAAGAAATCGAATCCCTGGACGGTGATGTCGGCTTACAACAAAATTAAAGGTGTTTATTGTTCCGAGAATCCTGTTTTGCTGGATTCGATCTTGCGAAAGGATTGGGGCTTCACCGGCTTTGTGATGACTGACTGGTTTGCCGGACGAGACCGGATTCAACAAGTGAAGGCTGGGAACGACCTGCAAATGCCGGGAAGCAAATATATTGCTGAACAGATTGCAGAAGCTGTTCAGAATGGTGATTTGGATGAAGCCGTTGTAGACCGGAATATTGATCGGATTCTCAATATTATCAAACAAACGCCCCGTTTCAATGGCTATGATTACAGCGACAATCCTGATCTCAAGGCGCACGCCAAAATTGCGGCACAAGCAGCTACCGACGGGATGGTGCTGCTTAAAAACAACCGGAATACGCTTCCGCTGGGTAAGGCGATTTCTAAAATTGCAGCATTCGGTATCGCTAGTTTTGAGACGATTTCACGAGGTACCGGCAGTGGAAATGTGAACAGTGCGTACACCGTCTCGATAAAGCAAGGACTTGAAAAGTCTGGCTACGGGATTCCGGCTGAGTTTGAAAAAGCCTATGCCGAGCATGTTCAAGCCGAGAAGGAGCGGATTGGGGAGAAGAAGTCGTATTTCGATCCCGATATCATGTTGCAGGAAAAGAATTGGAGCGAAGCGGAACTGAAGCAGTTTGCAGCTGAATGCGATCTGGCTTTGTTTACTATTTCCCGAACTTCAGGAGAATTTGCCGATCGTAAAGTGGCGGATGATTTTCAGCTCACCGATATTGAGCAACAAATGATCCGTAAGCTTTCAAAAGCCTTCCATGCACAAGGAAAGAAACTGGTCGTTGTTTTGAATATTGGTGGAGTGATTGAAACCGCTTCCTGGAAAAATGAGGCAGATGCGATTGTGCTGGCTTGGCAACCCGGGCAGGAAGCCGGAACGGCGATTGCCCAAATCCTTTCCGGTGACGTGACCCCATCCGGTAAATTGACGATGACTTTCCCTGTGAAGTACGGTGATGTTCCTTCTTCAAACTTTTTTCCTGATCCGTCAACTAATCCGCAGCAAACTGATTACACGGAAGGAACTGCGGTTGGTTACCGGTACTATCGGGGAGCAGATGTTGCCACTTCTTACGAATTTGGTTTCGGTCTGTCGTACAACGACTTTACGTACAACAATCTTTCGGTGGATTCGCTCCCGGATCATAAATTCCAGATCGAGCTGAGCGTAACGAATACCGGGGTAAACAACGGGAAGGAAGTGGTTCAGCTTTACCTGAAATCAAAAGACTCGAGAATGATTCAGCTGAAACATTTTGCGAAAACCGCCTTATTAAAACCCGGAGAATCCGAAACCCTGAAATTTGAGGTCACAGCGCAAGATTTGGCAGAATATGATCCCGGTCAGAAAGCCTGGAGCGCGGAGCCCGGTACTTACGACGTCCTCATTGGCGCTTCGTCCCAAGATATTCGGCTGAGAACAGCGATCGAGCTCGGTAAACAAGTTATCTTTTAA
- a CDS encoding alpha-L-rhamnosidase-related protein, which yields MQKINYQIFILVLLLAVSGRAMAQNYYPNGKQWVEKAEALKPKLTETIVKPTTLVELVKNEDAFQGWEAKNIAPIDSLYNKSIRQIKEVVVDLGDHYTGYFTFNLKTIWGAADSPVRFRFTFSEVPAELATPFDPFPGAISRAWLQDEQMTIMNVPSTNTLTRRVSCRYIKIELLGASPYFDFGISDIQFKALTSAVKQPEALAASTSPIVKKIDEIGLKTLKECMQTVYEDGPKRDRRLWVGDMYLESLANVYSYENHNLTKRCLYILAGLSDDEGYVLGTIFEEPEPHPQAGQRLMDYSLLYNVSLKNYLLATDDKATAEELWPVAKRQLDIIKNYVGDDGLVDYERANKEWWLFFDWKDGLNKNAAIQGLMIFALSETFDLAEALGKTDEIAEVPALIKKMKKAALANLYNTKTGMFACGDDQQISYASQIWMILGGVLNEKQSQKVLTAVMNTPEALSPGGPYMYHYLIQALINSNMQAKAKELLVNYWGGMVEKGADTFWEVYDPNNDFLSPYNFFPINSYCHAWSCTPVYFIRKYPEIFQQ from the coding sequence ATGCAGAAAATAAACTACCAAATTTTTATCCTTGTCCTTTTGTTGGCCGTATCCGGTCGGGCAATGGCTCAAAACTATTACCCAAACGGAAAACAATGGGTTGAAAAGGCTGAAGCTTTAAAACCGAAACTTACGGAAACGATTGTTAAGCCAACAACTCTGGTTGAGTTAGTCAAAAATGAGGACGCTTTTCAAGGCTGGGAGGCGAAAAATATAGCACCAATTGATTCGCTGTACAACAAATCAATCCGGCAAATTAAAGAAGTGGTTGTCGATCTTGGCGACCATTACACGGGCTATTTCACGTTTAACTTGAAGACAATTTGGGGTGCAGCTGATTCGCCTGTTCGGTTCCGGTTTACTTTTAGCGAAGTTCCGGCCGAGTTAGCAACACCTTTTGACCCTTTCCCGGGAGCAATCAGCCGCGCCTGGTTGCAGGACGAGCAAATGACAATTATGAATGTTCCTTCAACCAACACCTTGACTCGGCGGGTTTCTTGCCGCTACATCAAAATTGAATTGTTGGGAGCCTCGCCTTATTTTGATTTTGGAATCAGCGACATTCAGTTTAAGGCATTAACCTCAGCAGTTAAACAGCCGGAGGCATTGGCCGCCTCGACTTCTCCAATCGTAAAAAAGATTGATGAAATCGGTTTGAAGACGCTGAAAGAATGTATGCAGACGGTTTACGAAGATGGTCCCAAACGCGATCGCCGCTTGTGGGTTGGCGATATGTATTTGGAATCACTTGCGAATGTTTACTCCTATGAAAATCACAATCTGACTAAAAGATGTCTCTATATTTTGGCCGGGTTAAGCGATGACGAAGGTTATGTTTTGGGAACTATTTTTGAAGAGCCGGAGCCACATCCTCAAGCCGGTCAACGTTTGATGGACTATTCGTTGCTGTATAATGTAAGCCTGAAAAACTACCTGCTTGCAACTGATGATAAAGCCACGGCTGAAGAATTGTGGCCGGTTGCCAAACGTCAGTTGGATATCATTAAAAACTATGTGGGAGATGACGGTTTGGTTGACTATGAACGGGCCAATAAAGAGTGGTGGTTGTTCTTCGATTGGAAAGATGGGCTGAATAAAAATGCGGCCATCCAGGGATTAATGATTTTCGCTTTAAGCGAAACTTTCGACTTGGCTGAAGCTTTGGGCAAAACGGATGAAATCGCCGAAGTTCCGGCTTTGATTAAAAAGATGAAAAAGGCCGCTCTGGCTAATTTGTATAACACGAAGACCGGGATGTTTGCCTGTGGTGACGACCAGCAAATCTCGTACGCATCCCAAATTTGGATGATCCTCGGAGGCGTGCTCAATGAGAAGCAAAGCCAGAAAGTATTGACGGCAGTGATGAATACGCCGGAAGCTCTTTCCCCGGGCGGCCCTTACATGTATCACTATCTCATTCAGGCACTAATTAATTCGAACATGCAGGCCAAAGCCAAAGAGTTGCTGGTAAATTATTGGGGCGGAATGGTTGAGAAAGGCGCGGATACATTCTGGGAAGTTTATGATCCAAACAACGATTTTCTGTCACCGTACAACTTTTTCCCGATCAACAGTTATTGCCATGCCTGGAGTTGTACGCCGGTTTATTTTATCCGCAAATACCCCGAAATCTTTCAGCAATAA
- a CDS encoding cellulase family glycosylhydrolase, with protein sequence MKTRTIFLLPILILLLFTAVDKSYGQFDSSDFLKASGPYVRNKSGEGDVVALRGTNLGSWLSMEYWIGPLGYGLLNRDSWTASNTSSVSGDNLAYILDGDESTKWNSGTAQVATAGQGITIDCQKNIVFDKISLKSGGVAEESPSYYRISISTDGTSWTEVATGSATTSVVDVYLGALEARYIKILQKGNSTSTWSIAEFYLYMNDDFTVRNATYDRFGVDKADELWDYYQDQWITTVDLDSIKAMGMNMVRVPFYWMEVMNNDGSIKANGFKQLDWVVEQCSQREIYVMLDLHGAPGGLDGYITSGQATTNELWNDPESQQMTVDLWKAVATHFKGEPAVCAYDLMNEPVSSNSSFTTSDMYDLIYKAVRAIDADHIISVQAFYNFDMIDSPSQRGWENMLYQAHYYNTDYYNWDSQNGFINWALGDMAWHQLQWNTPVLAGEYNFWNNLDLWSKWMNGMNCFNGAWSNWTYKNITSTLNWGLYLGNTNTTPDLNWDSEELIKQKWDKFVTSKFRRNAGLIDTIRSYTTSVPYRGIGDYISFEAYNYTYISSESGNSAMTCSSTSLTDDKYFLVVDAGDGMIALKGNNGKYVSSNNGTSSMTCDKDEIGENEKFYWIDLASGKMALLGKGGFVSMEGGSIPINANRTGIDGWEVYYWGKKDISTSVNDIKSSSSVFPNPLSQDRTLNYTIDNLDETELAIYNTNGVKIFDQLVNGTGSVDLSFLHAGVYYLKMGQLLEKLVVL encoded by the coding sequence ATGAAAACAAGAACGATTTTTCTACTTCCCATTCTAATCCTGCTCCTTTTTACTGCTGTTGACAAAAGTTACGGACAGTTTGATTCGTCAGACTTTTTGAAAGCGTCGGGCCCTTATGTTCGAAATAAATCGGGAGAAGGAGATGTGGTTGCCCTGCGGGGAACAAACTTGGGCTCGTGGTTGAGCATGGAGTATTGGATCGGTCCACTTGGCTACGGGTTGCTGAACCGGGATAGCTGGACAGCGTCAAACACAAGCTCCGTTTCCGGTGATAATTTAGCCTACATACTGGATGGCGACGAGTCAACCAAATGGAATTCGGGCACCGCGCAGGTCGCTACGGCTGGTCAAGGCATCACAATCGATTGTCAAAAGAATATCGTTTTTGACAAAATTTCGTTGAAGTCTGGCGGAGTAGCGGAAGAATCACCATCCTACTATCGTATCTCGATCTCAACGGATGGTACCAGTTGGACTGAAGTAGCTACCGGATCCGCCACCACCAGCGTGGTTGATGTTTATCTTGGCGCGCTGGAAGCCCGTTACATCAAAATATTGCAGAAAGGGAATTCAACAAGTACCTGGTCTATTGCCGAGTTTTACCTCTACATGAATGACGATTTCACGGTACGGAATGCAACCTATGATCGCTTTGGAGTAGATAAAGCCGATGAACTTTGGGATTATTATCAGGATCAGTGGATCACGACGGTTGATCTGGACAGTATTAAAGCGATGGGAATGAATATGGTTCGTGTTCCGTTTTATTGGATGGAAGTGATGAACAACGACGGCTCGATTAAAGCCAATGGGTTTAAACAGTTGGATTGGGTTGTTGAGCAATGCTCCCAGCGGGAAATTTATGTTATGCTCGATTTGCACGGAGCTCCGGGTGGTTTGGACGGCTATATCACGAGTGGACAGGCGACAACCAACGAATTGTGGAACGATCCGGAATCGCAGCAAATGACGGTTGATTTGTGGAAAGCAGTTGCCACCCATTTCAAAGGTGAACCTGCAGTTTGTGCGTACGATCTGATGAACGAACCTGTGAGTAGCAACTCATCGTTCACAACGAGCGATATGTATGATCTCATATACAAGGCCGTTCGTGCCATCGATGCCGATCATATTATTTCGGTACAGGCCTTTTATAACTTCGATATGATTGATTCGCCAAGCCAGCGCGGATGGGAGAATATGCTATATCAAGCACATTATTACAATACCGACTACTACAACTGGGATTCCCAAAATGGATTTATCAACTGGGCTTTGGGCGATATGGCCTGGCATCAATTGCAATGGAACACACCGGTTCTTGCGGGCGAGTACAACTTCTGGAATAACCTCGATTTGTGGAGCAAATGGATGAACGGCATGAACTGTTTTAACGGCGCCTGGTCGAACTGGACTTACAAAAACATTACTTCAACCCTGAACTGGGGATTGTATCTCGGAAATACCAATACAACTCCCGACTTAAACTGGGATAGCGAAGAACTGATCAAACAGAAATGGGACAAGTTTGTGACTTCCAAGTTTCGTAGAAATGCCGGTTTAATCGATACAATCCGAAGCTATACGACGAGTGTTCCTTATCGCGGTATTGGTGATTACATCAGTTTTGAAGCTTATAACTATACATACATCAGCTCCGAAAGCGGAAATTCGGCCATGACCTGCAGTTCGACCAGTTTGACTGATGACAAATATTTTTTGGTTGTTGATGCCGGTGATGGGATGATTGCCTTGAAAGGTAATAACGGAAAATACGTGAGTTCGAACAACGGGACCAGTTCGATGACCTGCGACAAAGATGAAATCGGTGAAAACGAAAAGTTTTATTGGATTGATTTAGCCAGCGGGAAAATGGCCCTGCTTGGAAAAGGAGGCTTTGTTTCAATGGAAGGGGGAAGTATTCCGATTAATGCTAACCGGACCGGAATTGACGGTTGGGAAGTTTATTACTGGGGAAAGAAAGATATCAGTACTTCGGTAAACGACATTAAAAGTTCGTCAAGCGTTTTCCCCAATCCTTTATCCCAGGATCGCACATTGAACTACACCATAGACAACCTGGATGAAACAGAATTAGCTATTTATAACACCAATGGTGTCAAGATTTTTGATCAGCTTGTTAACGGAACCGGATCAGTGGATCTTTCATTTCTACATGCCGGAGTCTACTATTTAAAGATGGGACAGTTGCTGGAAAAGCTGGTCGTTTTGTAA